The genomic interval TTTGGGGTGAGGCGGTGCGTTTGGGGGTGCACAACTTTCTCCGTGTTTGCGCAGTTTCCCAGCGCTTCACACACTGCGGATAAACCGAAAACAGCGACCTCCGGGTCTACGGGGGCTCGGCACGCAGAGTATAGAAATCAGCGGAAATACCAGCGCGCGGCCGACGCACGGCGGAGTTTTCACACTCTCACCGTCTCGTGTGTGGTTTACTCGTTGATGCGGGGAGAAAGTTGTGGACATGTTTTCCTGGAAGTGCACGGTTTTACGGACACTACGTGCAACATTGTAACGGCGGTGTTAATGAGCCTCTCCAGCCTGAGCGGACtttggagtgtgtgtattttttttctccgtTTGATTGTAAAGCCGCCTGTTCGCCATATTGTGCGCTGTGAAACTCGAGGGAAAGTTGTCAGAGAGTTATGACATTTGCTGCGCACAATCCCTTCATGGAGCTACATGCAGTCGACTTTGATCGAAACCAAAGTGACTCAATGGAGCTGGCCATGGAGAGCCCTGTGCACCATTGATAAGGTATATACACTGTGTTAAACTAATGCTCACTAATCTTGCTGTATTGCCTAACCGCGCTCAGCCCTTGAGGCGCTTCCTTATTGCTGATTTTTAACATAACATCACTGGCTATCGCTCGGGTGATTGCACGAGCCCCTTCGTTTCCTGTATTTCTTGTTATGCCAAATGGCAGCTTAACTGTAAGCGCCTCCTTGTTGCTTTTGGCTGACGCTTCAAAAACTTCTGCTCATAATATCCCCTTTGCACGCGCCTGGACGTAAATAtcgatatatatatatatatatatagagatttttttttctctctgtctgtgctcacTTCAAACAGACGTGCTGTCTTGATTAATTTTCCTTTACTGTCTGGGCTATTTGCTTGTGTAGGCCTCAGTTTCCTCTTTGCTGCAGACGAGTGAGAGCCGACTGAAAACTTTGTGTGCTGTGTcctcagagaaaaagaaagtgtcTAACACCCTCCTTTCTCTCATAAGGTCCGGCACCCTAAAGAGGATGAGAAGAATGGACAACAAACCTCAGATTTGATTGTGGAAGGAGGGTTGCATATGTTCCCCACCCTGCACTTTCCTTTGGGATTTATATTTCCTCCCAAATACCTCTGTATACACAATTAAACAAAGAATTTCTCAGCCACAGGCAGTGAAAACACACTACAGAGGCAATAACCCAGTTTTGCACACTCAGTAATCAAGGCTGAGAGCTCTGACTCCAACTTTTTCACACCTTACGATATTAGCATGAGTCTTCCTCCTCAAGTTAATACTGACAAGAGTGGCAAACATCGGGCTGCAGCCATGAAAGAGTCGGTGCAGCATCCAGGGGAGGTTTATTATGGTATGGCACCTCCGGCTTTAGAGTCGAGCCACAGTGACTCTGCGAGCAGCTCTGGTGTCTATAACCCCGAGAAAGGGCCCCAAAGTTTACCGCACTATCAACAGGCTGCTCCAGTAAAGTGGATGCACCAGGACTCCATACAGGCCCCCGGCTGGTCTCAGGAAGCTCCTGTGCCAGCCTGGGGGCAGAACTTTGGCCCCTACATGGGAGGAGTGAATGTCAGGAGTCAGATGGCGTTCCACAAAGGAGTCCACGAAGGTGTGGCTCTGCCGATGGGGGGAGAAAATCAACTGCCAGGACCTGTTGAGGTTTATAGAGACGCCAACCAGGCTCAAGCACAGGGGAGGGGGCTCGAGTGGGATCAGCACGCCGTGGCTGCTATGCATCAGGCTCAGCTGCAAGCCTATCAACATGGCCACAAGGGCGTGGAGCTCCCGAGTCAGCCCCACATGCCGCCTCACACTTTGACGGGGCCCATGCTGCAGCCCTTCCAGACAACATTCAGACCCAGCAAGCAACAGTTCTCATCTGGTTATTATTCAGTTTTTCCGGGAAACAAGGCAATGCCAAACCTGGCCTACAGCGAGCAGCAGCCTAAaacccaacaacaactgctacaccagatgcagcagcaacaacaaatgcatcaccatcaccagcagcaacaacagcaacagcaacagcaacaacaacaacaacaacaacaacaacagttgcAGCAACAGCACCAacttcagctgcagcaacagcagcaacatttgcagcaacagcaacatcaaATCCAACAGCATCaaatgcaacagcagcagcaactgcagcagatgcagcagcagtatcaccagcagcagctacaggagCGCCAGCAACAAATGCAGCAAATgcaacagcacagcagcagcagctgcaacaaCAACCAAATGTGCCACAGCAAGAAACAACACAACTACAGGTGCAACCAAAACAGCAACAGACCCAAAACTTTGCAGCGTATCAGTCTCCTGAGCCATGTCCACCTGACACGGCATCTAAAAAGGAAGACGTCCAGTCAGCAGAACCAGAGGCCCAAACCTGCGATGAGTCAGCTGTACCTGATCCGTGTCCTGAAAAGGTCGCCACAAATCCCACTGAGACCTCAGATGCGCAGCCGGCGGCCCCTCGGCGCTCACGGCGCCTTTCCAGAGAGGGACAGTCCCCACTGGGTCCCCCCTCAACAAACATCTGGTCTCAGGCCTCCAAAGAGCTTCCACCATCCCAGAACGGGGTAGCGGGTGcacagaggggaggggaaaCCCAAGTGACTACAGGAGGGGTCATCCAGGTCACCCGCAGGAGAAGGAGGGCGTCTAAGGAGATCAACTTGGAGACTCTTGCGATGAAGGCATCAGAAATGGAGTCGCTGCCTGCGAAAAATGTCAAGGTTAACAAATCACTCATCACACTGGAGCTGTagttcatttccttttttatttgtggCAGCGTTACAGCAAAACAGCGATGTAAATATTCACTTTAGGATCAATTTCCTTGAGGATGAAGGGTGAGGACGGCTAATCTGTGCAAGTGAGAGTGAATTTTTTCATCTGCCAAAGTTGGCAAGCAGCTGTACAAAGAGGAAGAACCCTGTTTCTATGCAGAACTTCCCTATGGTTtacaaaatcttttttcttGGGTCTGTTTACTTGATTCCTACAGCTGTTGAGTGTCAGCTATAGCAGGCTGTCTTCAACTGTGCGCAGTCACTCTATACAGCACATTGTCATGACCCAGATACCGGTGCAACCTGAAAAACAGCTATTATTGAAGATCCCTGCCTCTGGATTTTAAAGATTGCTCTTATACTTTTGCTGCGAGAAAGATGATACACTTGACCTTGATATTCAGGATTTATAGTATTTACATTCTAGGTGGAACACCCACTGGAACCggcttctttattttctctttagcAAGCTCCGTTAAATATGCAGTAAACCATAAacactttttgcatttttggcagttttttgTCAGCACAGGGACATCTAGTGCTCTGCCCTGCGGGGGCTACCAGGCTTGACAtagggttttgttttgtgcagaaGGTGCATGCTGGATGTGCAGTTGGAGCAGCTGCATGTCTGCACACCTCCACATTCCTCGGGCTCTTTCCCAGTCATTCAGCAGAGCTAGGGAGGGGCCGAGCTGTCAACCTGCGCAGCTACactcctccaaacacacacacacacacacacacacacaccaaacaggtTTAATATCACTATTCACAACCCAGAGCGGCTGCATTGTAGCTGACAAGCAGTACTTTTCTGGGTTATGAGATGAGATTCACATGTCTTAACTCTGGCTCTGAACCTTGCCTGaagtataaataataaaactgatttatatCTTTCACAGCCATCAACAGAATTTAAgtttgctgaaaatgttttatcagcttGACCAGAAATACCAGGGAGACGTGTGCACTCCTCTGAATAGAAATATGGTGGTAATAAAACATCATggtttatttatgtaaaaaaaatagtgtAATCCTTGTGTCCAGGCTTTTTGAATTGTAGGAGTCAAAATCAATCAGCTCCATGCAACTTCAGCATTTATGGGCAATAATTTGCTTCAGGCTctcaattagttgattaattgatcaaatCGCTGACATAAGGTTAACAAACGAATCAGTTTATCATTTAatcaactgacatttttttctggttaAAGCATCTTAAATATGAACTTTTCATCATCATAAACTCCGTATATCTTTGGATAACAAGGCATTTGAAAATGTGACCTTGAGCTTTCAGGAGTGGTGATGGGAATTTTCCATTATTATTTTGAGTTCAttgtttaaataattaattgcAATAACCAAGAGATAAATCTATAAgtagaaaaaatatttagttgtaACTCTAATGTAATATGAAATACAGCATTTGAATTTCagtgaagatgaaaatgaatgttgcAGGTGATTTGAAAATGAGCCTTTACACATGTAGATGACCATGTGTACTTACccatcttcctctttttataTCTCAATCCCCTTTCTTTTCCCCTGCTACTTCCCCAATTTCCCtgtgactttctctctctctctctttctcacatctCTCCTGATCTTCCTGCCTTTTCCTTTTTGCGCCTCAGCAGGAAGATGGTCCAGGTGGCAGACAGGCCACCATGGTGCCCCTGGTTATCCCTGTGTCTGTGCCAGTGCACAGGACTCAGATAGATCCTCAGGGTGGCTGGGCTCAGGGACGGCTCAGCCAGGGCGAGCGGCCTGCGGGACAGTCCGACCGAAAACCTTCTGTCATTGTGGCTCGCCGCCGATCGCTCAGAAACTCCATGACTGAGAGTTTTGGCCAGGTTAGTTCTGTGAAGAGATGAGATCTGCATTGCTTTGACTGTCATGCATTGTTGGTTTATTATTGGTTTTAGTTTGAACTCAGGAAGACCAATATGGAAGTTATTTACTTTGAAGCATCTGAAGAAAGCCTGTGATTTCTAGACTTCATATGCCACAATGAACTGTTTACAAAAATCATGGTTGTTTATTCAGACTCAGACCACATTATGTAACTACCTCGAGACCCCTTAAAAGGCAGGTCTGTGGTGAATTGTAAGTGATGACAGTGTAATCCCACCCAATTACACAAGAAACCTCAAAGTTCAAGTTCTCATGAATAAAAGTAGCTTTCGCAGAAGCCGACCTCAGGGATGGTCATCTGGAAAATATCCACCAAACCTGGACCAACCAGCAATATATAGGGTGTGGATTAGATGATAACGTGACTCAACAAGAAAACGTAGAACAGCAtgaacagctgttttaaagtgGGCGTGTAGGTTCATAATGAAGCTTGATTCAGCAGTTGGACTCATGGTCAGGAAAACATTATAGgtaaaatgtgaatttgtttttgtgtcagccATGGAAGTCcagttttaaaatgcaaaattaattaaatccagattcatcagaccaggtgATGTTTTTCCAGTTGAGTTTTGGTGAACCTGTTACTgtagcctcagatttctgttcttttctgagatgtttttccGCTCACCACAgctgtaaagagtggttattaGAGTTAACATAGCCTTTCCGGACATGAGTCCGGCCTTTCTGTTCTGGCCTCTATCATCAGCAAGGTGTCTCCATTCACAGAACTGCCTCTCACcagatggtttttgtttttcgCACCATTCTGTGTAAACTCTAGGGACCGTTATACGTAGAAATCCCAGGAACtctgcagtttcagaaatactcacagtcatgccacagtcaaagtctTCCCCATTCTTAAGTTCAATGTGAAGATTAACTGAGGCTCAtgacctgtgtctgtgtgatatTATGAATTACACTgttgccacatgattggctgattagataaCTGCATGAACAAGCAGGTATAACTATTAAAGTACTTAGTGAGTTTATAATCTTTATAAGACTTGGCTTTAGaagatttcagtcctggttgatttgGTGGCACCCACTGTCATGGAGCAACTGGTGCAGCCAAAAAACGCTGGTTGTTTTAATAAAGGATTCATTCAGTGATGATTTCAACTGCGATCTGATATAATACACTTAATGTGACCTCTTCACAGTAAAAGTCAATCCATGTTTTGCCAGATTAACTTTTCCATTACATTgcaatcaaagaaaacaaacaaaggctTTGATCGAACCCTACAATGCACCACAATCCCTCTTTCTGTCCAGGATGGTGAAAACGATCCAGGGCTGGACGAGGATGGAAAATCCAAACTTAAGCGCCGACCTCGCCCAGAGCCTCTCATTATCCCTCCTCCCAAGCCATCCACCTTCATCCCACCATCCGTCTACTCCAGTATCACTTCCTACCAGAGCAACCTGCGCTCCCCAGTTCGTCTGCCGGACAACCCCCTCACTCTGCCTCCCTACACACCTCCACCCATCCTCTCTCCCGTGCGTGAGGGCTCAGGACTCTATTTCTCCACCTTCCTGACCAACATAGCCGTGAGCAACCAAATCCTGCCACCGCCAGCTACACCCAAGTCTGCGACACGCAGCCTGTTGCGCTCCAGTAAGTCTTGGTTGTTGCTTTTGGTCTTCTATAGTTATGATCAGATTAATTCCGCCAAAGAGGCTTTCTTCGATAATGTGTAAgagtttttcatttgtgtttttcagcaaGTTCAGAAATTACACCTCCTGTCCTGCCCTTAATCACTGATGCGACACCGGTTAGCCTTGAACCGTAAGTACCACTTCAAACATCTAAACAGGGTCCTAAAGTTTTTTGATATTTCAACAGCTTTTCTTACAGCTCCATAACTCTGCTCCACTCTATATTTTGTCCAGCCGTATCAATATTGGGCAGCATTACCAGGCAGAAATTCCAGATTTGCAGGAGCAGCCTTCCTCCCAGTTTGACCAGCACAAAGCCGACTTAGTTTGGGTCCCTGTGGAAAACTCTCACCTTAAACATGGTGACCAAGAGAGCAGTTAGTATCTCACGTTTGTCGTCATCCACTGACTGTTATGGAAGATTTTTGTCACCATCTTTTGCCTACTTTTAATAACCTGCCTCACTTTTTCTTCCTAGTGGAGGATCTGATGAACATGGCTTGTTCCAGTGTACTCAGAGGTGGAGGAACCAATCAGGAGTTGACTTTACACTGTTTACATGAATGTGGAGGTGATATTCTTGTAAGTATAGTGACTCATAGTCTTGATCAGCTTATTGAAATTCAGTTTGCACAGATATGTTTTTGGCTAAATTTGATCAAAAGCTTAAAATGTATGCCTTAAAGGTGCTGCtatgtttgttctgctgctacatagccaatgttagcattaacagctgtttacttaccaagagcttcagtcattgttgtgtttacaagactGGAGGTTAGAATATGCTCTCCTCGCACCCTTgcatcctctcatgttggattGATGGCAGACTGGGCGCTTGTGACTCACCACTACAACTTGGTATTACAAGACAAGACAAGCTAGGGCTAGCTGGGGCtagcaggttagcatgctaccTTCAGTAGAAGAAATGTAGTGATAGAAATAGAGCAAGGGTTAAATTTGCATTTGCTACCACTGGACACAGCTTTGGAAAGTAAAAtaatgaagtttgatgtttaACAGTTATTCTAGACTGGaaagtaaacagttgttaattaGATTAGATAATCCTTTTTTAGTCCCACAACGGGGAAAcacaatgctaacattggctatgtagcgacagcaaaaactcacatatagcaCTAACATTAACGTAAACATTAATAGTAACTTTGTACATGTTATTGTTAAGAGTGTTATTATTTGATGCATTTAAGTGATTAAAAATTACCTTGTAAAGGACGATTTACTCACTGTGATGCTGCTTTTAAGGAAACACTGGGACATTTGATGCTTCAGGACCCAGTTTTCCCCAAAGGCCATCACCTGGCAGGTTATCACTACTCAGGCAAGTATTTTCAGTAAAATCAAAGCTTGTTGATGTAAATCACCTCTATCAACTATAACAGATTTCCTGATTACCTTtatgtcttcctcttcctctccctgtctttttCTCTATAAATTTTTATGTCTCTGTAAATGTTTCCTCATTCTCGTAAAAACGCATTAAATTGTTCTGTGTCTGATTTACTTGCAGGCTCTGACAGCTGGACCGCAGAAGAGAAGCGCTACTTCAATAAGGGGATCTCTGCCTACAGGAAGGACTTCTTTCTGGTGCAGAAACTGGTATGTCCGTTAATTTGACCCTGCAGCATAAACAAGTATGAATCAatgtaaataaatctaaaaatacatgAGAATTTAATTAAACTTGCTCTTTGTTGTATCACTAAATTGTACAGCACTCATTTTGAGGCATTTGTGTTATTACTTTAAACAAACTTGGACATCAAAATGAAGCGTTTTAGTTGTTACTGGGTCTTGACTGCACCTTGATGTATTGGAAAATCTGCATGATTGCAAACAGGAAGAGGCAGCTCCtctttcaacacaaacaaagctaaaacttaaaaaaaagtgcGAACGAGAAGAAAATCAGACTAAACAAGCCACATCCTCTTTGAGACAGGAAGTAACTGgatttatgggaaatgtggtctTTATTTTATAGAAAGACTAGCAATATCCATATAATTGACATGAGACAGAGACTGTCAGTGCTATCATTTACACACTGTAAACCTGTGTAAAGAAATATCTAATTATTTGGCATTTGACATTAATGCACACTTCACATGGAAAAATTGAAATGAATACTAATATAAATCTACCTGTGTATGTTTGTTGGGTTGATTGAAAGGTGCGGACCAAGACTGTGGCTCAGTGTGTAGAGTTCTACTATACATACAAGAAACAGGTGAAGATTGGTCGCAACGGGATTTTAACCTTCGGCCCTCCAGATTCACCAGTGGAGAAGCACACAGAGGCTGTGGTGGACGTCAAGGTAGAGTGGAGTTAACCTGGCTTGAAAATACCATAATCATTTGTGgttaaatattacaaatattcagttaatgtaatgtatgtatttgttaAACAGTATCTTCTTGGACTGAGATGTTACAAAGACTTGTCTTTCTGTGAATTTTACCTTTAGATTGAAGccaaatgatcatttttaagCCTTGAAAGTGTTCAAATCTGAATTTTTACAGGAGTTGCTGCAATAATCTTGTATTTTTCTGGTATGATTCATTACACAGAGTTCACAGCAGTCAAAACTGACTCAAGGAGACACAGATGGGGATGATAAGAAGGATGTTTCTTATGACCAGAGTCATG from Lates calcarifer isolate ASB-BC8 linkage group LG7_1, TLL_Latcal_v3, whole genome shotgun sequence carries:
- the mideasa gene encoding LOW QUALITY PROTEIN: mitotic deacetylase associated SANT domain protein a (The sequence of the model RefSeq protein was modified relative to this genomic sequence to represent the inferred CDS: deleted 2 bases in 1 codon), which produces MSLPPQVNTDKSGKHRAAAMKESVQHPGEVYYGMAPPALESSHSDSASSSGVYNPEKGPQSLPHYQQAAPVKWMHQDSIQAPGWSQEAPVPAWGQNFGPYMGGVNVRSQMAFHKGVHEGVALPMGGENQLPGPVEVYRDANQAQAQGRGLEWDQHAVAAMHQAQLQAYQHGHKGVELPSQPHMPPHTLTGPMLQPFQTTFRPSKQQFSSGYYSVFPGNKAMPNLAYSEQQPKTQQQLLHQMQQQQQMHHHHQQQQQQQQQQQQQQQQQQQLQQQHQLQLQQQQQHLQQQQHQIQQHQMQQQQQLQQMQQQYHQQQLQERQQQMQQMTAQQQQLQQQPNVPQQETTQLQVQPKQQQTQNFAAYQSPEPCPPDTASKKEDVQSAEPEAQTCDESAVPDPCPEKVATNPTETSDAQPAAPRRSRRLSREGQSPLGPPSTNIWSQASKELPPSQNGVAGAQRGGETQVTTGGVIQVTRRRRRASKEINLETLAMKASEMESLPAKNVKEDGPGGRQATMVPLVIPVSVPVHRTQIDPQGGWAQGRLSQGERPAGQSDRKPSVIVARRRSLRNSMTESFGQDGENDPGLDEDGKSKLKRRPRPEPLIIPPPKPSTFIPPSVYSSITSYQSNLRSPVRLPDNPLTLPPYTPPPILSPVREGSGLYFSTFLTNIAVSNQILPPPATPKSATRSLLRSTSSEITPPVLPLITDATPVSLEPRINIGQHYQAEIPDLQEQPSSQFDQHKADLVWVPVENSHLKHGDQESMEDLMNMACSSVLRGGGTNQELTLHCLHECGGDILETLGHLMLQDPVFPKGHHLAGYHYSGSDSWTAEEKRYFNKGISAYRKDFFLVQKLVRTKTVAQCVEFYYTYKKQVKIGRNGILTFGPPDSPVEKHTEAVVDVKSSQQSKLTQGDTDGDDKKDVSYDQSHESSQQARVAQSLQAHDYAGTVLVIKEPNTVNKESHHPSPHHRPRAEPAAKKGKVPPKPPQDPDAVFPCKKCGRVFYKVKSRSAHMKSHAEQEKKAAALRQKEEEEQAAAEARARKAAAVAAAVAAAAAAATASNQGGNGNGVMEQADASSHEESSEGEDDDDEDWH